TGAGTTTCGTTCTCCGGAAAACCAGTCACAGCTTATCTCATCCAAAGCTCCGACTCCTTCCTATGGGTTTACGCAGAGCACCTACTGGTTCCAAGTTGAGCTCAAGAATGCATCCAACCGCTCAGCCGAGAGAACACTGGTCATTTCCTATCCATTACTTGATCAGCTCAACATCTACTTGCTTCGCTCCCAAGGTCATGTGACCCGTTTTGAAACGGGAGACCGCTTAGATTTTGATAAACGAGAAGAGCTCCATCGGTTTTTCACTTTCCCTATCGTGTTTCAAAAAGACGAAACCATCACGCTGGTCGTTCAAACCAAGACCACCAGCTCAATGCAGGTGCCCATGGAGCTGTGGATTCCTGAACAGCTACACCATGATGATAAAGAGACGCTGCTCGCACAAGGAATCTATTACGGCATCATGCTTATTATGGTGGTCTATAATCTATTTATTTTTCTTGTCGTTAGAACACCCGGCTACCTTTTCTATGTATTCTACGTCGGCTCGGTGGCTGGATTTCAAGCGGCAATAAGTGGCATCGGGTATCAATTTCTATGGCCCCTGAACCCCTGGTTTCAAGATATTGCAATCGGGGCATTCATTCCGCTCATTGCTACCACCGGTACTATTTTTACGATTTATATTCTTCAGACGAAAGAGCGAAACCCGCGGCTTCATCCATACATCAGAGCCATTGCGAGCCTGGGGCTTGTACTCGTGGTCTCCTCGCTCTTTGTTCCCTACTCAACGATTATCAAACTCAACCTCATTTGCGGCACCTTCGCCATAACGATGGTATTCGCTCTCGGTGTGATCAATTGGAAAAACAACTTTGAAGTTGCGAAATACTTCACCGTTGCATGGCTCGCTTTTCTCGGAGGTGGTGCCTTGATGATTCTCAACAAAGCCGGGATCCTTCCCCGAAACGCGATCACCGAACACGCCATGCAAATAGGCTCTATCCTGGAGGTCTCACTGCTCTCCTTCGCACTCGCCTACCGAATGAACACTCTACAAGCCGAAAAGATTGCCGCCGAGAAAAAATCTCAAGTGCTGCAAAGTGCTCTCAACACAGAGCTTAAAACAAAACTCAACATCTTTAGTTCAGTTGCCCATGAACTCAACAACCCTCTGAACTACGTTAGCGTCGGCACTCAGAACCTGCGGCGTCAGGTTGCAAAATTACACACCATTGTTTCTCAATTATTTGAAGGGGCCGAGAACAACGAAAATGCGATGGAGGTCAAACGTGTACTTGATAAAACCTTCGACGAGCACTCACAAACTCTTGAAGACACACTCTTTGGCGCCCAGAGAGCTGCAGATGTGGTGGCCGAAATGCGTGGCCTCACTGAAGTTGATGGTAAGCTGCTTCGGGTCACCGATCCCAAAGAGTTAATAGATTCAGCCCTTCGGCGTGCGCGCGACATTCTCTCTCCTGGTAAATTTGACCAAGTGAATATCGACTACGACTACAGTGATCTTGAGTTGGAAGTTGAAGTAAACCCGTACCTCATCACCCATGCGTTGACCAATATCCTCACCAATGCTGTTCGCTATGC
This is a stretch of genomic DNA from Deltaproteobacteria bacterium. It encodes these proteins:
- a CDS encoding sensor histidine kinase; translation: MAAFGTFTQVRRVVCYTLLALLMSISSVSYASPILVLPEQSIINLGDKVKYLVDTKTALSLGEFRSPENQSQLISSKAPTPSYGFTQSTYWFQVELKNASNRSAERTLVISYPLLDQLNIYLLRSQGHVTRFETGDRLDFDKREELHRFFTFPIVFQKDETITLVVQTKTTSSMQVPMELWIPEQLHHDDKETLLAQGIYYGIMLIMVVYNLFIFLVVRTPGYLFYVFYVGSVAGFQAAISGIGYQFLWPLNPWFQDIAIGAFIPLIATTGTIFTIYILQTKERNPRLHPYIRAIASLGLVLVVSSLFVPYSTIIKLNLICGTFAITMVFALGVINWKNNFEVAKYFTVAWLAFLGGGALMILNKAGILPRNAITEHAMQIGSILEVSLLSFALAYRMNTLQAEKIAAEKKSQVLQSALNTELKTKLNIFSSVAHELNNPLNYVSVGTQNLRRQVAKLHTIVSQLFEGAENNENAMEVKRVLDKTFDEHSQTLEDTLFGAQRAADVVAEMRGLTEVDGKLLRVTDPKELIDSALRRARDILSPGKFDQVNIDYDYSDLELEVEVNPYLITHALTNILTNAVRYALNQDQQTPQIQLHAHLLGDMVHMVVANNGEPIPTQMMDTIFNEETSDDAIHNLSISRSLIRQQGGELQLLQAGDKTLPVKFEIQLPKSNAIEEPPLLNAP